Genomic DNA from Anguilla anguilla isolate fAngAng1 chromosome 17, fAngAng1.pri, whole genome shotgun sequence:
ccagcccaggtgcttataggtgtttttgctgtcatttgttttttgttttagtttgttgtgttagtttattgttttagcccagatcctgtgagggggaagggtgaaggtgtttgttcatctgatttttttgttttgttataaataccctctcactctccacccCAACCCTGGGCATATTTGCCCCCCAAATGTTGAATACAAGGTTATTGTTGCTATTTATATTTAGTTACTATTAGTTTGCCACCACTTTTATGTagtaatattattttctgtatgtgAAGTTTATGTTCTTTATAATATTGtgaatttttaacattatttaggtGGAGGCTTCAAATAAGCCCACTGGgttttctgcctctccctgcactgtATATGATTTGCtatctttgtcatttttgtgtattttttaaattgtgcaaaaataataaaactaaactaaaaaactaaaaactattTGCCTTGAGCCACACTCAAATGACTGAGATCACATGCTTACACCATCCCCCATCCGCTCCACCCCAGTCTGTgaatactatactatactatcaTCACTATAAGACTAAAGTTTGCCACCCTGTTTTCCTCTTGCTCATGTTTGAGCGAGCCCAACTTGCAAACTGTGGCTTAAGAAGCAGTGGTTTGatatataataacaatatccttatagcatttaaaaaacaccttttgattgctcaaagtgctttacactcAGGGGGAACTCACGTCACCCACCACCATTgcgtagcacccacctgggtgatgcatggaagccattttgcaccagaaagctcaccacacattagcgaaggtggagagggagagaacatattttagccaattaaatctggggatgattttggTGGCAGTTTGTGAAAGCCAGACctgggatttagccaggacaccggggaaccccctactcttagcgatacgtgtcatgggatctttaatgaccacagtgagtcagaacctcatccgaaagacagcaACACGTGCTTCAGAAAGTGTCTGTTCTGAGTTCTGTCTGAGTTCTCTCAAATCGACATGATGAGGTTATGATGAGCATTGCAGTGTGGGTATGATTAGCTATTTAGGGGAAAAagcatgaattaaaaaaatctcctgatattcattgtttcaaaaTCCTGCTTTTTGTCCAATTGGTACATTTCACATTAGTGAAATGCACCATTTGGGTAATGTTATGTTCCAGTGCCCTTCACAGGAAAGCATGCCTGTTGCAGCTTTACAGTATTACACAATTGCCACTCGCTTTCAAGTCATCGTATTCTTTTTGGTGTTTCTCCTTCAACTTCTTCAAAGTCTCTTCCAGGTcattaaatttctttttaaaatcattagattcctctgcttgttttcttgctttttcttcataattcctcttcatttctttcattttgcttttgtagTCTTCCTCCATTTCTTTacgttctttttcttctctttctttcctggcCTCATCTTCCATCTTTCTCTTCCGGCACTCTACTTCTCGTTCCCTCTCAAATTCCTTCTGTAGTCTTGccagcctttctctctcctcctctcttctctgctcATCCTCTttatctcttctctctctgtcctgttttctttccttgtcCCATTCCTCTTCTTGTTTTTTCAACTGCCTTTTCTGTTCTTCAAGATTCCTCTCCATCAGTTCCTCTTtatctctcctttccttttctctcctttgtctttcttttttcctttctttctcaaaCTCATCCCTCATTATCTTTTGTTTCTCATCCCactcttttctctcttgctcttctttctgtttccttctcttctcttcttcctctttatttatctgttctgtttttctttcctgttcccATTCCTCAGCTCTTTTCTTCATGTCTTCTTGtatctcttttttctccttttctgtgtctttcattttctgtttccactcccttctttctctcttctcacggtttttcctctcctgctcctctctatctctatttttcttttcttctgcttGCTTGTCCTCAAATTCTTTCCTTtctctgctttgtttttctaTCATGTCttgtctctgtttctcctctctttttaccctatttttttcctcatcttccCTATGTTTCAACTCCTTTTTCATTCTagatttctctttctctatcttaTCCATTTTCCCCTTCCACTCTAattcttgtttttcctttttctttttctcttcctcatctcttctttctttttcctcctgctctctttttttccactcttCGCATTCTTTCCTTAAATGTTCTTCTTTGTCTTTCAGCTCTTTTTCCCTAcgttttctttcattctcttcTTGAAGTCTTTGCTCTTCCATCCTACTCTGCATCTCTTTAATCTTCCCTTCATGTTTTGACatcagcacctctctctctctctgcatctcttcttccttctctctcagtATTCTTTCACACTCTTTCTTTATGGTCATTTCTGCCTCCTGGAACATCTCATTGGTGTAGCAGCTACCTCCGTTCTTCCTCACCATGCTGTCTATCTTATCCAGCAGCTCAGGCACTTGGGTGCAATTGCTCTTGTCTTTATTATTGAAGACATGAAACCTGTTTCCACAGTCTTGAATCAGATTCTGGATTGTAATGTTGCTCCTCTGAATGTAACTATCAATGGATCCATTAAGATCATCCCCTCTTGTGAAAATGACTATGgtgaacatttcagcatttttaccAAAGGTACTCTTAATGAGCTGCAATGTTTCCATCTCCTCTTTTGTGAATCTTCCAATCTGTACAACTAGGAGGAACACATGAGGTCCAGGGGCTAAAAAGGAGATGCATTTGGCCATTTCCTGCTGGACCTCCTCATTAGTAACTCCTGTATCAAAGAGACCTGGTGTGTCAACTACAGCAACACGCCTGCCTGctactttttcttcttctttcttacAGCGGGTTGTCACTGATGTTGAACTGGGCTCAGACAGGAACTCCTCCCTCTGCAGTATGGTGTTTCCTGTGGCACttttcccacttcctgtcttccccACAAGCACTATCCTCAAACAGTCCGAGTTCTGATCTTTACACTCAGCACCTGCAAAATGAAGAAACACAGTATAACTCAGAGAAATTTCAGACAGTTAAGAGCACCACAAATATATCCTGCACTATCCTATGACAATTATTCAGACAATTTCATAACATATAATTACCAGGTTCAAGAATGTCTGTATTAAGGatgcatacaaataaatactaagttcattatgagtgtgtaagcaGTACATTTAACAAACATGACAAACTGCAGGTGGAAACCACCTACTAAGACGAGTGTTGCTAAATTGGTTTGTTGGTGACATAAAGTCGTTTCCGTGACCCTCACATCTTACACTTAACAATAAGTGAATAATTTCCATCAAAGAATGCTTGATGTTCAGTGGAACTCACTCCAGCAGTTGAGGTGCACAATCACAGTATCAGATGAGTGCATATTGCACACTACTGACCCAGACAGACTGCAGAACCTCAATCAGGCAGCAGAGGTGCTCTTACTCATAAAGACTGCAATAACACTGTTGAatgtgtccctccctccctgggtgatgctaaaACAAACTGTGATTTCCTGCCAGGCTGCATGTCAGAGTCAGGACAGGAATTCACTGGCATGGGTAGAATTCACTGGCATAGCAGGAATTCACTGGCATTTTTAGAATTCACTGCTATGCATAGAAGCCAGTAGATTAATGGCAAGTTAGAAGGACTGAATGGCCTGACTGGTCTGTTTTCAAGAGTTATTACATTCTTAGGTTCTTAATTTGCTGGGTACAGTATAAAGCTATGCTTCAACGGGACAAATCTCAGTAAAATATGGAAATACGTATTTCCATAAGATAAGTGAAAGCAAATTGACAAGCGTTATTCATGAATCATATGAATTTACATGGAAAATAGTTAtcagctgcattttttccatCCCATACCAATTCTGTCCACTGGttgaattagcattttttgtcAGTGCTGCTTTATTAGTACTACGTTAATATGACCAGACAAATAAGGAACCCCTCCAAATTTACCCAGTGATTTGTCCTTAATAGTTTCTTCTAATTCTCTGATTTTCCTTTCCTTCTTCTCCAGCTGTGCCTCCCAAAACATATTCAGGGAAAAGCAGCTTTCTGTTGCTCCTTTCACCTCCTCAATAGCCTTTAGAAGCTCTGGAACTATCGGGTTATTCACAATGTGCTGGTTGTTGAAAACATAAAACCTGCTGCCACACATCTTTAGAAGCTCCTGAGTATCTTTATTCTGCTGCAGAAAGTCAAGAACAGGCTGAGCAGCTGGATTTTCTTGGGTAAAAAGGACCACCATGTAATCAGTGACTTTTGATCCAAATATCTCCTGAATCTTTGTTATTTCCACCTTGTCTTCATCAGTGAGAGGACCAGCTGGTGTGACCAGGAGGAAGGCATGAACTCCAGGGCCacagagagaggtaaagaggCGAGACACAGTGGATGCAGAGAGCTGTGATTCACACAGAGCTGGCATTTCCACCAAGGTAACCAGGCGACCGCacacttctccctctctcctctcacacacTGAAGAGGGGCTGTGATCCACACTGGACTCCCTCTGTCCCAGGATGGCGTTTACTGCAGAAGTCTTCCCAGTTCCGGTGCTCCCAAACAACACCAAGTTCAGCCTGTCACCCCCAGCCACTGGAATAAAGAGGAAGAGTCTGTTATCTACTGACTTCTCACTGTATTACTGGATTTTTCAAATATTGCGCCACTTGCCTAGAATACATTTCAGTATATCTTCAGTTTTCACCAAAACACAGGCATAATTCCCCAGCTGAGTTTCTGTCCATTTTTAGCTGTTTTTGTGGTAAACGGTAATAGTAAAATGAAGGTTAATATGTAATGACCTTTGCTTTGACCCATGAGTTGACGGTTTTTCAATAAccagtaatacatttttaatgttttctttatcaATTCAGAGTGCATTTTCACTAGCCTTATCTTTGGCAGTTTCCTTTCTTACCTTCAATTTGCTGTTGTTCTCTAGGCAGCGGATGTGGTTTCTGCTTCCTCTCCATCTTCTGTTCAGCCCCCATTAGTGAGCCCTCTATTGCTCCTAGCGCAGCTGATTCAGGCTCCTTGAACGTCTCACAGTGGAGGAAACCTCCTCCATTCTTCTCCACCATCTGCtctattttctttattaattcAGGAACCCGGATGCACACAGTCTtgtctgtgttcagtgtaagCAAACGTCCACTACACATCCTAATAACTTTGTCAACAGGATCCTTACCAATGCTATATGATCGTTTACTCCTCTGTATAAGCAGTACCACTGAGTACTTAAAGCACTCATCACTGAAAAAGCCCAGGATTCTCTTCAGTCTTTTTCTATCACCCTTTGTAAACCCCACCTTCTCCAGCACCAGCAGAAGTGCATGAGGACCTGGGGCAGACAGGGTAACACATCTCTCTATCTGACAGAATAATTTCCTGCCAGGGAGTTCAGGGTCCAGTAAGTCTGGAGTGTTCATCAGAGTCACAGGCCTCCCATTCACCAGACCTTGTGCCCTCTCACACTGATCTTTTACTGAAAGAACCTTTCTGTCCAGGATGATGTTTCCCACTTTACTCTTCACTTCTCCAGACCTCCCCAGCAGCACAATCCTCAGCTCAGACACTGCAAAGTAGGACACCAGGGTTACTGTGAGAGAAAGCATGTTAACCCAGCATGTGTTAGGCACAGAATGTTTTATCCACATGAAACTATTCCTCTGTCAATAAAGGATGCCCACTAGTTGAGTTTAAGTTCATTTTTGCTCTGAAATGATGTGCAAGGATTTTATTCTCCAAGTTGTTACCATGGCACCTTATATTACATTAGGCCCCATTACCAGCATCAGTGGCCATACTATCCTGAATTCCACCTACAGTGGCAGCTATTGATATGTGTCTTCCTCATTTCATAGAATAACAGTTCCATTAATAACATGAATGCTGAATGCTGTTTCAGTAAGTGGTATACATATAATGTGACCTTTGCCAGCTGTAGACAATTTTGCTCAATAAATCATCCAAAGCAATTTGTCAGTGTCACCTCAATGTATGACACTATGGAAGAAGTCTGACTGTTCTCTGCACAGACCCCTGTGTATTCTATGTAGCTCTGCAAACTTTACTCACTCATTGAGTGTGGATTAATACTCATTCTCCTCCGCTGGGGTATAtctgttaaagaaaaaatacatcagaGTTTCTACAACATGTGAgatattggttttttttgtattgttcgGAGCCCTCCCACCCATCTCccacatttttttctccccactctAGAATCCTCAGATTAGGTTTCTGACTCACTaatgcaccacacacatgcCTCACTGCAGCCAAAGCATGTCCACGTCTGATGCACTACAGGTCACAAATGACTACAACAGGAGGAGAGGCGCATCTCTCACTGATAACCAGAAACTGAGAGAAGAGGAACTACTGCAGTGTTACCCTGAGAAGCTCTGCCTGGCTTAAACATGTCCTGCTCTGGTGAGGTAGGCAGCACTGTAGGGAACTAGGCTTGTAACTCTGAGATTATAATACATAACGAACATAACACTACATTTGGAATACACACAGTATGTGGAAGAAAATACAGCTACGTTTGAAATTAATGGGAAAAAATCAGCTGGAAATAGAGGTCACTTGTTAGACAATCAACCAAGCAAAACATGATTTTATAGAGTATCACACATCCTGAAATGCATCAAGAcatatgaaattaaacaaaatgtttattgagttatatataattttttaaatgacatataCTCACTGGAAATATCAGATTTTTCTTCCTGTGCTTCCCGGTCTTCTACAGACAAGGCCTGtgatttgttttctctctctgtatcttgCTCATGTACTGTCACCGAGTCCTCTGGAGTTGACGTAGTACCTTCTTCTACCTCCTTATATATCTCACAGGTGAGGTAACGTCCTTCATTCTTGTTCACTACCATGTAAATCTTTC
This window encodes:
- the LOC118216295 gene encoding uncharacterized protein LOC118216295 isoform X1, with translation MATRSSTDALTGYVNTEEDPSGRHSPDKDRPNMSDLRIMLLGRSGELKSKVGNIILGREAFETEPSFFSVKQQCERARGLVDGRHVTVINTPDLLHPQIFQLEIDKQIELCVCLSDPGPHVLLVVLQHERFTETDSDRMRRFLATLGDQAFNYTMVLITHDGKKTDDCIDEQRDLIEKCRGRCHRFGNIDKTDHAQISTFMERVNRVVKENEGSYLICETYKEAESGTHSTPVTGSEQDMERASSKREDQKTQEEKIDISHIPQRRRMSINPHSMMSELRIVLLGRSGEVKSKVGNIILDRKVLSVKDQCERAQGLVNGRPVTLMNTPDLLDPELPGRKLFCQIERCVTLSAPGPHALLLVLEKVGFTKGDRKRLKRILGFFSDECFKYSVVLLIQRSKRSYSIGKDPVDKVIRMCSGRLLTLNTDKTVCIRVPELIKKIEQMVEKNGGGFLHCETFKEPESAALGAIEGSLMGAEQKMERKQKPHPLPREQQQIEVAGGDRLNLVLFGSTGTGKTSAVNAILGQRESSVDHSPSSVCERREGEVCGRLVTLVEMPALCESQLSASTVSRLFTSLCGPGVHAFLLVTPAGPLTDEDKVEITKIQEIFGSKVTDYMVVLFTQENPAAQPVLDFLQQNKDTQELLKMCGSRFYVFNNQHIVNNPIVPELLKAIEEVKGATESCFSLNMFWEAQLEKKERKIRELEETIKDKSLGAECKDQNSDCLRIVLVGKTGSGKSATGNTILQREEFLSEPSSTSVTTRCKKEEEKVAGRRVAVVDTPGLFDTGVTNEEVQQEMAKCISFLAPGPHVFLLVVQIGRFTKEEMETLQLIKSTFGKNAEMFTIVIFTRGDDLNGSIDSYIQRSNITIQNLIQDCGNRFHVFNNKDKSNCTQVPELLDKIDSMVRKNGGSCYTNEMFQEAEMTIKKECERILREKEEEMQREREVLMSKHEGKIKEMQSRMEEQRLQEENERKRREKELKDKEEHLRKECEEWKKREQEEKERRDEEEKKKKEKQELEWKGKMDKIEKEKSRMKKELKHREDEEKNRVKREEKQRQDMIEKQSRERKEFEDKQAEEKKNRDREEQERKNREKRERREWKQKMKDTEKEKKEIQEDMKKRAEEWEQERKTEQINKEEEEKRRKQKEEQERKEWDEKQKIMRDEFEKERKKERQRREKERRDKEELMERNLEEQKRQLKKQEEEWDKERKQDRERRDKEDEQRREEERERLARLQKEFEREREVECRKRKMEDEARKEREEKERKEMEEDYKSKMKEMKRNYEEKARKQAEESNDFKKKFNDLEETLKKLKEKHQKEYDDLKASGNCVIL
- the LOC118216295 gene encoding GTPase IMAP family member 8-like isoform X2 gives rise to the protein MATRSSTDALTGYVNTEEDPSGRHSPDKDRPNMSELRIVLLGRSGEVKSKVGNIILDRKVLSVKDQCERAQGLVNGRPVTLMNTPDLLDPELPGRKLFCQIERCVTLSAPGPHALLLVLEKVGFTKGDRKRLKRILGFFSDECFKYSVVLLIQRSKRSYSIGKDPVDKVIRMCSGRLLTLNTDKTVCIRVPELIKKIEQMVEKNGGGFLHCETFKEPESAALGAIEGSLMGAEQKMERKQKPHPLPREQQQIEVAGGDRLNLVLFGSTGTGKTSAVNAILGQRESSVDHSPSSVCERREGEVCGRLVTLVEMPALCESQLSASTVSRLFTSLCGPGVHAFLLVTPAGPLTDEDKVEITKIQEIFGSKVTDYMVVLFTQENPAAQPVLDFLQQNKDTQELLKMCGSRFYVFNNQHIVNNPIVPELLKAIEEVKGATESCFSLNMFWEAQLEKKERKIRELEETIKDKSLGAECKDQNSDCLRIVLVGKTGSGKSATGNTILQREEFLSEPSSTSVTTRCKKEEEKVAGRRVAVVDTPGLFDTGVTNEEVQQEMAKCISFLAPGPHVFLLVVQIGRFTKEEMETLQLIKSTFGKNAEMFTIVIFTRGDDLNGSIDSYIQRSNITIQNLIQDCGNRFHVFNNKDKSNCTQVPELLDKIDSMVRKNGGSCYTNEMFQEAEMTIKKECERILREKEEEMQREREVLMSKHEGKIKEMQSRMEEQRLQEENERKRREKELKDKEEHLRKECEEWKKREQEEKERRDEEEKKKKEKQELEWKGKMDKIEKEKSRMKKELKHREDEEKNRVKREEKQRQDMIEKQSRERKEFEDKQAEEKKNRDREEQERKNREKRERREWKQKMKDTEKEKKEIQEDMKKRAEEWEQERKTEQINKEEEEKRRKQKEEQERKEWDEKQKIMRDEFEKERKKERQRREKERRDKEELMERNLEEQKRQLKKQEEEWDKERKQDRERRDKEDEQRREEERERLARLQKEFEREREVECRKRKMEDEARKEREEKERKEMEEDYKSKMKEMKRNYEEKARKQAEESNDFKKKFNDLEETLKKLKEKHQKEYDDLKASGNCVIL
- the LOC118216295 gene encoding GTPase IMAP family member 8-like isoform X3: MANTCWVNMLSLTVTLVSYFAVSELRIVLLGRSGEVKSKVGNIILDRKVLSVKDQCERAQGLVNGRPVTLMNTPDLLDPELPGRKLFCQIERCVTLSAPGPHALLLVLEKVGFTKGDRKRLKRILGFFSDECFKYSVVLLIQRSKRSYSIGKDPVDKVIRMCSGRLLTLNTDKTVCIRVPELIKKIEQMVEKNGGGFLHCETFKEPESAALGAIEGSLMGAEQKMERKQKPHPLPREQQQIEVAGGDRLNLVLFGSTGTGKTSAVNAILGQRESSVDHSPSSVCERREGEVCGRLVTLVEMPALCESQLSASTVSRLFTSLCGPGVHAFLLVTPAGPLTDEDKVEITKIQEIFGSKVTDYMVVLFTQENPAAQPVLDFLQQNKDTQELLKMCGSRFYVFNNQHIVNNPIVPELLKAIEEVKGATESCFSLNMFWEAQLEKKERKIRELEETIKDKSLGAECKDQNSDCLRIVLVGKTGSGKSATGNTILQREEFLSEPSSTSVTTRCKKEEEKVAGRRVAVVDTPGLFDTGVTNEEVQQEMAKCISFLAPGPHVFLLVVQIGRFTKEEMETLQLIKSTFGKNAEMFTIVIFTRGDDLNGSIDSYIQRSNITIQNLIQDCGNRFHVFNNKDKSNCTQVPELLDKIDSMVRKNGGSCYTNEMFQEAEMTIKKECERILREKEEEMQREREVLMSKHEGKIKEMQSRMEEQRLQEENERKRREKELKDKEEHLRKECEEWKKREQEEKERRDEEEKKKKEKQELEWKGKMDKIEKEKSRMKKELKHREDEEKNRVKREEKQRQDMIEKQSRERKEFEDKQAEEKKNRDREEQERKNREKRERREWKQKMKDTEKEKKEIQEDMKKRAEEWEQERKTEQINKEEEEKRRKQKEEQERKEWDEKQKIMRDEFEKERKKERQRREKERRDKEELMERNLEEQKRQLKKQEEEWDKERKQDRERRDKEDEQRREEERERLARLQKEFEREREVECRKRKMEDEARKEREEKERKEMEEDYKSKMKEMKRNYEEKARKQAEESNDFKKKFNDLEETLKKLKEKHQKEYDDLKASGNCVIL